In Acidimicrobiia bacterium, the following are encoded in one genomic region:
- a CDS encoding glycosyltransferase: MSDRIRVLQLIKGLGPGGAERLLVSSARVRDTERFDVEVAYLLPTKTQFVADLEAAGVRTRCLDAPRAEDPRWCARLRGLLAAERYDIVHVHSPVPAGLGRLAVRTLPRARRPRVVSTEHNIWPSHNRATRALNATTFPLGDAWLAVSDEVRASIPARLRERVEVVVQGLVLADVERGPESRAAVRAELGIAPDEIAIVTVANFRSTKGYPDLLAAARLLVDRGLPLRFVIVGQGPMETEIRARRAELGLDDRVDLLGFRSDAMRLLTGCDLFALASHYEGFPVAIMEAMAVGLPIVATAVGGVPEGVRDNVEGLLVPAHRPDLFADAIEALVRDPARRATFATAAARRGGEYDITHAVKRTEAIYADLVTG; encoded by the coding sequence ATGAGCGACCGCATCAGGGTCCTCCAGCTGATCAAGGGCCTCGGTCCGGGGGGCGCGGAGCGTCTGCTCGTTTCCAGCGCGCGGGTGCGCGATACCGAGCGCTTCGACGTCGAGGTCGCATACCTGCTGCCCACGAAGACGCAGTTCGTCGCCGATCTCGAGGCGGCCGGCGTGCGGACCCGTTGTCTCGACGCGCCGCGCGCGGAGGACCCGCGCTGGTGTGCGCGTCTGCGCGGGCTGCTCGCCGCCGAGCGCTACGACATCGTTCACGTGCACTCTCCCGTCCCCGCGGGTCTCGGGCGCCTCGCTGTGCGCACGTTGCCGCGCGCGCGGCGACCGCGCGTGGTGTCGACGGAGCACAACATCTGGCCGAGCCACAACCGCGCGACGCGCGCATTGAACGCGACGACGTTTCCGCTCGGTGACGCGTGGCTCGCAGTGAGCGACGAGGTGCGCGCCTCGATCCCGGCGCGTCTGCGCGAGCGCGTCGAGGTCGTCGTGCAGGGTCTCGTGCTCGCCGATGTCGAGCGCGGTCCCGAGTCGCGCGCCGCGGTACGCGCCGAGCTCGGAATCGCGCCCGACGAGATCGCGATCGTCACCGTCGCCAACTTCCGCAGCACGAAGGGCTACCCCGATCTGCTCGCGGCCGCGCGACTCCTCGTCGACCGCGGGCTGCCGTTGCGGTTCGTGATCGTCGGGCAAGGGCCGATGGAGACCGAGATCAGGGCTCGGCGCGCCGAGCTCGGACTCGACGACCGCGTCGACCTGCTCGGGTTCCGGTCCGACGCGATGCGTCTGCTCACGGGCTGCGACCTGTTCGCGCTCGCGTCGCACTACGAGGGCTTTCCGGTCGCGATCATGGAGGCGATGGCGGTCGGGCTCCCGATCGTCGCGACCGCGGTCGGCGGCGTGCCCGAAGGCGTGCGCGACAACGTCGAAGGGCTGCTCGTGCCGGCGCACCGCCCCGACCTGTTCGCCGACGCGATCGAGGCGCTCGTACGCGATCCAGCCCGGCGGGCGACCTTCGCCACCGCGGCCGCGCGCCGCGGCGGCGAGTACGACATCACCCACGCGGTGAAGCGGACGGAAGCGATCTACGCCGACCTCGTCACCGGCTGA
- a CDS encoding MraY family glycosyltransferase: MALIAAAIALVVALLATPVAMRVARRTGIVDRPGPLKVQTAPVPYLGGLGVFVGVGAVVAVVHPVLLVPLALAAALGVADDAREVPPVARLAGEIGIGVITAAVAPVRWSGPVGPVLVVIAVVGLVNALNMLDGLDALAGGVTLVGAVGFAIVLRHDDRLVALALAGAVAGFLWFNRPPARVYLGDAGAYLVGTALALLLAMSWHPHRVAAVGVAGLALVALPVLEATVTILRRVRAHHPLFQGDRGHVYDQLVDRGWAAARASGAFAGVEIVLAAVAIGVAHASTAAAGAIAIAAVALLFVAVVAAGFTRPEFRRET; this comes from the coding sequence GTGGCCCTGATCGCCGCCGCGATCGCGCTGGTCGTCGCGCTCCTGGCGACGCCGGTCGCGATGCGCGTCGCGCGCCGCACCGGCATCGTCGACCGTCCCGGTCCGCTCAAGGTGCAGACCGCGCCGGTCCCCTATCTCGGAGGCCTCGGCGTCTTCGTCGGGGTCGGCGCGGTCGTCGCGGTCGTGCACCCGGTGCTGCTGGTCCCGCTCGCGCTCGCCGCCGCACTCGGTGTCGCCGACGACGCGCGCGAGGTCCCACCGGTCGCGCGACTCGCCGGTGAGATCGGCATCGGAGTCATCACCGCCGCGGTCGCGCCAGTGCGGTGGAGCGGGCCGGTCGGGCCCGTTCTCGTGGTGATCGCGGTCGTCGGCCTCGTGAACGCGCTCAACATGCTCGACGGCCTCGACGCGCTCGCGGGCGGCGTCACGCTCGTCGGCGCGGTCGGCTTCGCGATCGTGCTCCGGCACGACGACCGGCTGGTCGCGCTCGCGCTCGCCGGCGCCGTCGCGGGCTTCCTCTGGTTCAACCGCCCGCCCGCGCGCGTGTACCTCGGCGACGCCGGCGCGTACCTCGTCGGCACCGCGCTCGCGCTGCTGCTCGCGATGTCGTGGCACCCGCACCGGGTCGCGGCGGTCGGCGTCGCGGGGCTCGCGCTCGTCGCGCTCCCCGTGCTCGAAGCGACCGTGACGATCCTCCGGCGGGTGCGCGCCCACCACCCGCTGTTCCAGGGCGACCGTGGCCACGTATACGACCAGCTCGTCGACCGGGGGTGGGCCGCCGCGCGCGCGAGCGGCGCGTTCGCGGGCGTCGAGATCGTCCTCGCCGCAGTCGCAATCGGGGTCGCGCACGCATCGACCGCGGCGGCCGGCGCGATCGCGATCGCCGCGGTCGCGCTCCTGTTCGTGGCCGTCGTCGCCGCCGGCTTCACCCGCCCCGAGTTCCGGCGCGAGACATGA
- a CDS encoding GNAT family N-acetyltransferase — protein sequence MIRVRVGTAADAPLAARLHVSEISEGFLPTLGQPFLETLYRRIVRSPRSFLLIAERDLEQIGFVAGTEDVRALYTEFLWHDGFSAARAALPRVVRSSRRVLETLRYGVGGHSGAEKANASDASAAELLAIAVAPDERGHGAGHALVDAFTGELSVRRVPRARVVVGADNAPAIALYQRSGFNPTETIEVHRGTASQVLTWP from the coding sequence ATGATCCGCGTCCGCGTCGGCACCGCGGCCGACGCGCCCCTCGCGGCGCGCCTGCACGTGAGCGAGATCAGCGAGGGGTTCCTGCCGACGCTCGGGCAGCCGTTCCTCGAGACGTTGTACCGGCGCATCGTGCGCTCGCCGCGGTCGTTCCTCCTGATCGCGGAGCGCGACCTCGAGCAGATCGGCTTCGTCGCGGGCACCGAAGACGTGCGCGCGCTCTACACCGAGTTCCTCTGGCACGACGGCTTCTCGGCCGCGCGCGCCGCGCTCCCGCGTGTGGTGCGCTCGTCGCGTCGGGTACTCGAGACATTGCGGTACGGCGTCGGCGGCCACAGCGGCGCGGAGAAGGCGAACGCGTCCGACGCGTCGGCCGCGGAGCTGCTCGCGATCGCGGTCGCGCCCGACGAGCGCGGTCACGGTGCGGGCCACGCGCTCGTCGACGCGTTCACCGGCGAGCTCTCCGTGCGACGCGTCCCGCGCGCGCGGGTCGTCGTCGGGGCCGACAACGCCCCCGCGATCGCGCTCTACCAGCGCTCCGGCTTCAATCCGACGGAGACGATCGAAGTCCATCGCGGCACGGCGTCGCAGGTGCTCACGTGGCCCTGA
- a CDS encoding glycosyltransferase family 4 protein, whose protein sequence is MSGSRPRLVHVTTTDISLELLLGQHLRAFRDAGYDVIAMSAPGPFADALVADGIEFVGLQHASRAIAFGSDLRAGRELYGHFRALRPDIVHTHNPKPGIYGRLAARAARVPAIVNTVHGLYAQPDDALAKRAAVYSLERIAAFCSHAELVQNPEDLETLAHLGVPRRKLHQLGNGIDLRRFRPGRLSDERRGALRAEMGAGPDDVVCGVVARLVWEKGYRELFAAAAALRDRYPQLRVVAVGETDHDKADAVTPADIDAAERESGVHFLGHRSDVEDLYAAFDVSVLASHREGFPRTPMEAAATGVPVVATDIRGCRQVVDDGVTGLLVPRADAPALARAIETLVVDSARRAQMGVAALDKARREFDQQRQIDITLDVYRALTGRARAAAA, encoded by the coding sequence GTGAGCGGATCCCGCCCGCGGCTCGTCCACGTGACCACGACCGACATCAGCCTCGAGCTCCTCCTCGGTCAGCACCTGCGCGCGTTTCGAGACGCGGGGTACGACGTCATCGCGATGTCGGCGCCGGGTCCGTTCGCCGACGCGCTCGTCGCCGACGGAATCGAGTTCGTCGGGCTGCAGCACGCGAGCCGCGCGATCGCGTTCGGCAGCGACCTGCGCGCCGGCCGCGAGCTCTATGGACACTTCCGCGCGCTCCGACCCGACATCGTCCACACGCACAATCCGAAGCCCGGCATCTACGGACGGCTCGCGGCCCGCGCCGCGCGCGTGCCCGCGATCGTCAACACCGTGCACGGCCTCTACGCGCAACCCGACGACGCGCTCGCCAAACGCGCCGCCGTCTACAGCCTCGAACGGATCGCCGCGTTCTGCTCGCACGCGGAGCTCGTCCAGAACCCGGAAGACCTCGAGACGCTCGCGCACCTCGGCGTGCCGCGCCGCAAGCTGCACCAGCTCGGCAACGGCATCGACCTCCGGCGCTTCCGGCCCGGGCGTCTGAGCGACGAGCGGCGCGGCGCGCTGCGCGCCGAGATGGGCGCAGGCCCCGACGACGTCGTGTGCGGGGTCGTCGCGCGACTGGTGTGGGAGAAGGGCTATCGCGAGCTCTTCGCGGCCGCTGCCGCGCTTCGCGACCGCTATCCGCAGCTGCGCGTCGTCGCCGTCGGCGAGACCGACCACGACAAGGCGGATGCGGTGACGCCCGCCGACATCGACGCCGCCGAGCGCGAGAGCGGCGTGCACTTCCTCGGCCATCGCAGCGACGTCGAGGACCTCTACGCCGCGTTCGACGTGTCGGTCCTCGCATCGCACCGTGAGGGCTTCCCGCGCACACCGATGGAGGCGGCCGCGACCGGCGTGCCCGTCGTCGCGACCGACATCCGCGGCTGCCGGCAGGTCGTCGACGACGGCGTCACCGGGCTGCTCGTGCCCCGCGCCGACGCGCCGGCGCTCGCGCGCGCGATCGAGACCCTCGTCGTCGACTCTGCTCGGCGCGCGCAGATGGGCGTCGCCGCGCTCGACAAGGCGCGACGCGAGTTCGACCAACAACGGCAGATCGATATCACGCTCGACGTGTACCGCGCGCTCACGGGTCGCGCACGCGCGGCGGCCGCATGA
- a CDS encoding polysaccharide deacetylase family protein, whose protein sequence is MGAGLVRTIVKAGAAAVPAGRGTVVLIYHRVGASSALDVDLATAEFAHQMEWLATRGGARPLAPALETLQDAATDPHDVVVTFDDGTADFAETALPVLVEHHIPVTLYLATAFIEEQRPFPDDGRPLTWAALRDACSTGLVDVASHTHTHAVLDRLPPGRVADELDRSRRLIEDRLGRPCTDFAYPKAIAPSDAADAQVRARFRSAALAGTRANRAGHTDPHRLARSPIQRSDGRRYFERKVAGGMGFEDTLRRAANRWRYRNVDS, encoded by the coding sequence ATGGGTGCGGGGCTGGTACGAACGATCGTCAAGGCGGGCGCGGCCGCGGTGCCGGCGGGTCGCGGCACCGTCGTGCTGATCTACCACCGGGTCGGTGCGTCGAGCGCGCTCGACGTCGACCTCGCCACGGCCGAGTTCGCGCACCAGATGGAGTGGCTCGCGACCCGCGGTGGGGCCCGGCCGCTCGCCCCCGCGCTCGAGACCCTGCAGGACGCCGCGACCGACCCGCACGATGTCGTGGTGACCTTCGACGACGGCACCGCCGACTTCGCCGAGACCGCGCTCCCCGTGCTCGTGGAGCACCACATCCCGGTGACGCTCTACCTCGCGACCGCGTTCATCGAGGAGCAGCGGCCGTTCCCCGACGACGGCCGGCCGCTCACGTGGGCGGCGCTGCGCGACGCGTGCTCGACCGGGCTCGTCGACGTCGCGTCGCACACGCACACCCACGCCGTGCTCGATCGTCTGCCTCCCGGACGCGTCGCCGACGAGCTCGACCGGTCGCGGCGGTTGATCGAGGACCGGCTCGGGCGCCCGTGCACGGACTTCGCGTATCCCAAGGCGATCGCGCCGTCGGATGCGGCCGACGCGCAGGTGCGCGCACGCTTCCGGTCGGCCGCACTCGCGGGCACGCGCGCGAACCGCGCCGGGCACACCGATCCGCACCGGCTCGCGCGCTCGCCGATCCAACGCAGCGACGGCCGGAGGTACTTCGAGCGCAAGGTCGCGGGCGGCATGGGATTCGAGGACACCCTGCGCCGCGCCGCGAACCGTTGGCGCTACCGGAACGTCGATTCGTGA
- a CDS encoding right-handed parallel beta-helix repeat-containing protein — MNLSSRRRTAAAVACAFVVFATACHDSGTGSGFPGTTTPGSPGTPVAMPGGTTGGAGGNGSIAPPANAAVPSPPPLPTGAVAHPPASIAADCSADVTDALQSWVESVPDNSTLQLGTNACYRIEGTLVIEGRNRLLLDGEGATLRASGTGRRNRGQLSLKGGADLTVRDLIVRGVNPHAGASAAAYVPDLEAQHGFSVHGATDVLLEHVQAYDTYGDLVYIGPDGNTPSHNVTVANSVFERSGRQGISITDANGVTITANVIAGIARSLIDIEPNFIRQTVRNVHIVGNVTGAAVNFWLANKGAPADIGEIVVSGNRMTAPTGGLVFVFARKGPARGPYAFDGNQMIANDVVTDEDSSGAFYFARVDGVTVRDNTVRFPAGKNMPAVELHDVHGAQVSGNHFDGAGRGILADSQSADVHGP; from the coding sequence GTGAACCTCTCCTCCCGGCGCCGCACGGCCGCGGCCGTGGCGTGCGCGTTCGTCGTCTTCGCGACGGCGTGCCACGACTCCGGTACCGGATCGGGCTTTCCCGGCACGACCACGCCCGGGTCGCCCGGAACCCCGGTCGCCATGCCCGGCGGCACGACCGGCGGAGCGGGAGGCAACGGCTCGATCGCGCCGCCCGCGAACGCCGCGGTCCCCTCACCCCCACCGCTTCCGACCGGCGCGGTCGCGCACCCGCCCGCGTCGATCGCGGCCGACTGCTCGGCCGACGTGACCGACGCGCTGCAGTCGTGGGTCGAGTCGGTGCCCGACAACTCGACGCTGCAGCTCGGGACGAACGCGTGCTACCGCATCGAAGGCACGCTCGTGATCGAGGGCCGCAACCGGCTCCTCCTCGACGGCGAGGGCGCGACGCTCCGAGCGAGCGGCACAGGCCGGCGCAATCGCGGGCAGCTGTCGTTGAAGGGCGGCGCCGACCTCACCGTGCGCGATCTCATCGTGCGGGGCGTCAACCCGCACGCGGGCGCGAGCGCGGCCGCGTACGTGCCCGACCTCGAGGCGCAACACGGCTTCTCGGTGCACGGCGCGACCGACGTGCTGCTCGAGCACGTGCAGGCGTACGACACGTACGGCGACCTCGTCTACATCGGTCCCGACGGCAATACGCCGAGTCACAACGTGACCGTCGCCAACTCGGTCTTCGAGCGCAGCGGCCGGCAGGGCATCTCGATCACCGACGCGAACGGCGTGACGATCACCGCCAACGTGATCGCCGGGATCGCGCGCTCGCTCATCGACATCGAGCCGAACTTCATCCGTCAGACCGTGCGCAACGTGCACATCGTCGGCAACGTCACGGGCGCCGCGGTGAACTTCTGGCTCGCGAACAAGGGCGCGCCCGCCGACATCGGCGAGATCGTCGTGAGCGGGAACCGCATGACCGCGCCGACCGGCGGGCTCGTGTTCGTGTTCGCGCGCAAGGGCCCGGCGCGTGGGCCCTACGCCTTCGACGGCAACCAGATGATCGCGAACGACGTCGTCACCGACGAAGACTCGAGCGGCGCGTTCTACTTCGCACGCGTCGACGGCGTGACCGTGCGCGACAACACGGTGCGGTTCCCTGCGGGCAAGAACATGCCCGCGGTCGAGCTGCACGACGTGCACGGCGCGCAGGTCTCGGGCAACCACTTCGACGGCGCGGGCCGAGGGATCCTCGCGGACTCGCAGAGCGCCGACGTCCACGGCCCGTAG
- a CDS encoding glycosyltransferase family 4 protein, with protein MRAPLVLHVLPVDLARGAQTYARELRTALDGAAVRHRTLTLFAGPAGALQPDWALTVPDGPLRRAGVDPRAVLRLRRLLRHEDPAVVVVHGSEPLKYAVLAGVPRERVVALKIGANHTRLGGARGWVYRTLLLRAGAVVAVSEAAADEARSYGVAASALRVIPNGRDPAAFHVHRPAAVFPVHLVWVGHLDDAKRPLRFLEIVGALRSSGTEVRASVAGDGPLLDRVRAAATDAVKVLGRVDDIPSLLAESDVLVLTSAPNEGMPGVLIEAGMAGLPAVATDVPGAADVIENDATGFVVAVDDFDALVGATRRLVEDEGLRARLGAAARARCVERFGLDTSLRAWEALFAERVSR; from the coding sequence ATGCGCGCGCCGCTCGTACTCCACGTCTTGCCGGTCGATCTCGCGCGCGGCGCGCAGACGTACGCGCGCGAGCTCCGAACCGCGCTCGACGGCGCCGCGGTGCGGCACCGAACGCTCACCTTGTTCGCGGGGCCGGCCGGCGCGCTGCAACCCGACTGGGCGCTCACCGTGCCCGACGGGCCGCTGCGGCGCGCGGGCGTCGATCCTCGCGCCGTGTTGCGACTGCGCAGGCTGCTCCGCCACGAGGATCCTGCGGTGGTCGTCGTGCACGGCAGCGAGCCGCTCAAGTACGCGGTGCTCGCGGGCGTGCCGCGCGAACGCGTCGTCGCGCTGAAGATCGGAGCGAATCACACGCGACTGGGCGGCGCGCGCGGATGGGTGTACCGCACGCTGCTGCTGCGCGCGGGCGCGGTCGTCGCGGTGTCGGAGGCCGCGGCCGACGAAGCCCGTTCGTACGGCGTCGCCGCGAGCGCGCTGCGGGTGATCCCGAACGGTCGCGATCCGGCTGCCTTTCACGTGCATCGCCCCGCCGCCGTGTTCCCGGTTCACCTTGTGTGGGTCGGCCATCTCGACGACGCGAAGCGACCGCTGCGGTTCCTCGAGATCGTCGGCGCGCTGCGCAGCTCGGGGACCGAGGTGCGCGCGTCGGTCGCGGGCGACGGGCCGTTGCTCGACCGCGTGCGCGCGGCCGCGACCGACGCCGTGAAGGTGCTCGGTCGCGTCGACGACATCCCGTCGTTGCTCGCCGAATCCGACGTGCTCGTGCTCACGAGCGCGCCGAACGAGGGGATGCCCGGCGTGCTCATCGAGGCCGGGATGGCGGGCCTTCCGGCGGTCGCGACCGACGTGCCCGGGGCCGCCGACGTCATCGAGAACGACGCTACGGGCTTCGTCGTCGCGGTCGACGACTTCGACGCGCTCGTCGGCGCGACGCGCCGGCTGGTGGAAGACGAGGGTCTGCGCGCGCGACTCGGTGCCGCAGCGCGGGCGCGCTGCGTCGAGCGCTTCGGCCTCGACACGAGCCTGCGCGCGTGGGAAGCGCTCTTCGCCGAACGGGTCAGCCGGTGA
- a CDS encoding glycosyltransferase family 4 protein, with translation MRVLYVIEALGEGGTEMSLAQLLPGLRDVGVEPIVVALKSRGAEGVEHSLRADNFDIRVLEPGNLLAQARQLRTIIGAEDPALVHTMLWRANQVARLANLRRVTLLTSLVNESYGAARLADPHVRRRSLRLAQAVDVTTAHLLTHAFHAVSQSVKDAEIRGQRLAAARITVVPRGRDDGRLGAPSQERTQQQRRAAGIADDALVLVNVARQEYQKGHRHLVAAMHAVVERQANAQLFVAGRSGTETTALEQLLATTNTGANVHFLGHVPAVGDFLATGDVFVFPSLYEGMPGAVIEAMAMALPIVASDIPSVREVVEPGVNALLVDPSDHRALADALLTLLADPARRRAFGAESRRIFESRFRLDASVRAMYALYERLTG, from the coding sequence GTGCGCGTCCTCTACGTGATCGAGGCCCTCGGCGAGGGCGGCACCGAGATGTCGCTCGCGCAGCTGCTGCCCGGGCTGCGCGACGTGGGCGTCGAGCCGATCGTGGTCGCGCTCAAGTCGCGCGGCGCCGAGGGCGTCGAGCACTCGCTGCGCGCCGACAACTTCGACATCCGCGTGCTGGAGCCCGGGAACCTGCTCGCGCAGGCGCGGCAGCTGCGCACGATCATCGGCGCCGAGGATCCCGCGCTCGTGCACACGATGCTGTGGCGCGCCAACCAGGTCGCGCGGCTCGCGAACCTGCGGCGCGTGACGTTGCTCACGAGCCTCGTGAACGAGAGCTACGGGGCGGCGCGCCTCGCCGACCCGCACGTGCGGCGCCGCAGCCTCCGCCTCGCGCAGGCCGTCGACGTGACCACCGCGCACCTCCTCACCCACGCCTTCCACGCGGTGTCGCAATCCGTGAAGGACGCAGAGATCCGCGGTCAGCGGCTGGCGGCGGCGCGCATCACGGTCGTGCCGCGCGGGCGCGACGACGGCCGGCTCGGCGCGCCGTCGCAGGAGCGCACGCAACAGCAGCGGCGCGCCGCGGGCATCGCCGACGACGCGCTCGTGCTCGTGAACGTCGCGCGGCAGGAGTACCAGAAGGGCCACCGCCATCTCGTGGCCGCGATGCACGCGGTCGTCGAGCGGCAGGCGAACGCGCAGCTGTTCGTGGCCGGCCGTAGCGGCACCGAGACCACGGCGCTGGAGCAATTGCTCGCGACCACGAACACGGGCGCGAACGTTCACTTCCTCGGCCACGTACCCGCGGTCGGCGACTTCCTCGCGACCGGCGACGTGTTCGTGTTCCCCTCGCTCTACGAGGGAATGCCCGGCGCGGTGATCGAGGCGATGGCCATGGCGCTCCCGATCGTCGCGAGCGACATCCCGTCGGTCCGTGAGGTCGTGGAGCCGGGCGTGAACGCGCTCCTCGTCGATCCGTCCGACCACCGCGCGCTGGCCGACGCGCTGCTCACGTTGCTCGCCGATCCCGCGCGGCGGCGCGCGTTCGGCGCCGAGAGCCGCCGCATCTTCGAGTCGCGCTTCCGCCTCGACGCGTCGGTGCGCGCGATGTACGCGCTCTACGAGCGCCTCACCGGCTGA
- a CDS encoding class I SAM-dependent methyltransferase yields the protein MTGRLPLSLRKLPYRAADSAVALYDAPKFKRDLPTVATALEGVGDGSELRPVYDRYVSTISSWDWAVAWRTAVALDALCDALRPRRILDLGSGFSTYVECRWAQNAQPETEIVSVDDSPEWLETTRGFLAGEGLSCELIARADLGSLPAGAFDLAFDDMGRVEQRAEAIDTLARVMAPGGVVVLDDMNVRGYRAEVRARLDRAGWPLYSLRKQTIDQRGRFAMLTAAPRR from the coding sequence TTGACCGGGCGGCTGCCGCTCTCGCTTCGCAAGCTTCCGTATCGCGCGGCCGACAGCGCGGTCGCCTTGTACGACGCTCCGAAGTTCAAGCGTGATCTCCCCACCGTCGCCACCGCGCTCGAGGGCGTCGGCGACGGGTCCGAGCTACGACCGGTCTACGACCGCTACGTCTCGACGATCTCCTCGTGGGACTGGGCCGTCGCCTGGCGCACGGCGGTCGCGCTCGACGCGCTGTGCGACGCGCTGCGACCGCGCCGCATCCTCGACCTCGGCTCCGGCTTCAGCACGTACGTCGAGTGTCGCTGGGCGCAGAACGCGCAACCCGAGACCGAGATCGTGTCGGTCGACGATTCGCCCGAGTGGTTGGAGACGACGCGCGGCTTCCTCGCGGGTGAGGGGCTCTCGTGCGAGCTCATCGCACGCGCCGACCTCGGGTCGCTGCCCGCCGGCGCGTTCGACCTCGCGTTCGACGACATGGGCCGCGTGGAGCAGCGTGCAGAGGCGATCGACACGCTTGCGCGCGTGATGGCACCCGGCGGCGTCGTCGTGCTCGACGACATGAACGTGCGCGGTTACCGCGCCGAGGTGCGCGCCCGGCTCGACCGCGCGGGCTGGCCGCTCTACAGCCTCCGCAAGCAGACGATCGACCAACGCGGCCGCTTCGCGATGCTCACCGCCGCGCCCCGGCGCTAG
- a CDS encoding sulfotransferase, producing MPERAPFPFVVGCGRSGTTLMRALLDAHPQIAVPFESYFPVWFARDQARYERSSGFDVASFLDDLLAHESFARWSLDPEAVRTHLSTTAPANYPDAIRACFALYASAHGKPRYADKTPLFVTHIPLLSSLFPEAVFVHLVRDGRDVALSRTEVAWGTGQFAQEALNWRDQVEQGRRDGRALGDVRYCEVKYETLLDDPEAVARRLCEFIAVDFDPAMLRYHEQADAVLESQPFPDEHQNLRRPPTKGLRSWRADLEPGRVALFDCLAGRTLSRFGYERTTARPSVRTRLHALAAEARHTATNGYRRSRSLVWRAVYSRAAP from the coding sequence ATGCCTGAACGCGCGCCGTTCCCGTTCGTCGTCGGCTGCGGCCGTTCGGGCACGACGCTCATGCGGGCGCTGCTCGACGCGCATCCACAGATCGCGGTGCCGTTCGAGTCGTATTTCCCGGTGTGGTTCGCGCGCGACCAAGCGCGCTACGAGAGGTCGAGCGGCTTCGATGTCGCGAGCTTCCTCGACGACCTGCTCGCGCACGAGTCGTTCGCACGTTGGAGCCTCGATCCGGAGGCCGTGCGGACACACCTCTCGACGACGGCGCCGGCGAACTATCCGGACGCGATCCGAGCGTGCTTCGCGCTGTACGCGAGCGCGCACGGCAAGCCGCGCTACGCCGACAAGACACCCCTGTTCGTGACGCACATCCCACTCCTCTCGTCGCTGTTTCCCGAGGCGGTGTTCGTGCATCTCGTGCGCGACGGCCGCGACGTCGCGCTCTCCCGCACCGAGGTCGCGTGGGGCACGGGCCAGTTCGCGCAGGAGGCCCTCAACTGGCGCGACCAAGTGGAGCAGGGACGGCGGGACGGGCGCGCGCTCGGCGACGTGCGCTACTGCGAGGTGAAGTACGAAACGCTGCTCGACGATCCCGAGGCGGTCGCGCGCCGGCTCTGCGAGTTCATCGCCGTCGACTTCGACCCGGCGATGCTGCGCTACCACGAGCAGGCCGACGCGGTGCTCGAATCACAGCCCTTCCCCGACGAGCACCAGAACCTCCGGCGACCGCCGACGAAGGGGCTCCGCAGCTGGCGCGCCGACCTCGAGCCCGGGCGGGTCGCCCTGTTCGACTGCCTCGCGGGCCGGACGCTGAGCCGCTTCGGCTACGAGCGCACGACCGCGCGGCCTTCGGTCCGTACCCGGCTCCACGCGCTCGCCGCCGAGGCCCGCCACACCGCGACGAACGGCTACCGGCGCTCGCGGAGCCTCGTTTGGCGTGCCGTATACTCCCGCGCCGCGCCCTGA
- a CDS encoding glycosyltransferase, which produces MAPEFSVVIPTFGRPEFLAAAIDSVLAQTVTDFEVVVVDDASPQAAVLPPDSRVRLVRRATNGGPPAARNSGIDAAQGRYVAFLDDDDVWTPDRLALARAGHDRAPVAICWQATLGDSTTPPHGRRLDGNVGDVVLDGMTPHLGATSIERERAPRFDERYGSCEDVDWWLRVAQTLPVTTTPQVGLRYRYHGGPRERTGMRARVDDAQTLLREHRDWFRAHPHAEAFRLERLGLSALRVNDRGLALRSFARSLRLRPDARTAWHALRALAPRRAQVDA; this is translated from the coding sequence TTGGCTCCCGAGTTCAGCGTCGTGATCCCCACGTTCGGACGTCCCGAGTTCCTCGCGGCGGCGATCGACTCGGTGCTCGCGCAGACGGTCACGGATTTCGAGGTCGTCGTGGTCGACGACGCGAGCCCGCAAGCCGCAGTGCTGCCGCCGGATTCGCGCGTTCGGCTGGTGCGGCGCGCCACCAACGGCGGGCCGCCCGCGGCGCGCAACAGCGGGATCGACGCGGCGCAGGGCCGGTACGTCGCGTTCCTCGACGACGACGACGTCTGGACCCCCGACCGGCTCGCGCTCGCGCGCGCCGGCCACGACCGCGCGCCGGTCGCGATCTGCTGGCAGGCGACGCTCGGCGACTCGACGACTCCCCCGCACGGGCGCCGGCTCGACGGCAACGTCGGCGACGTGGTGCTCGACGGCATGACGCCCCACCTCGGCGCGACGAGCATCGAGCGCGAGCGCGCGCCGCGCTTCGACGAGCGCTACGGAAGCTGCGAGGACGTCGACTGGTGGCTCCGCGTCGCACAGACCTTGCCGGTCACGACGACGCCGCAGGTCGGGCTGCGGTACCGCTACCACGGCGGCCCGCGGGAGCGGACGGGCATGCGGGCGCGGGTCGACGACGCGCAGACGCTGCTGCGCGAGCACCGCGACTGGTTCCGCGCCCATCCGCACGCCGAGGCGTTCCGGCTCGAGCGTCTGGGCCTGTCGGCGCTGCGCGTGAACGACCGTGGTCTCGCGCTGCGCTCGTTCGCGCGGTCGTTGCGACTGCGTCCCGACGCGCGCACCGCGTGGCACGCACTGCGCGCGCTGGCGCCGCGCCGCGCCCAGGTCGATGCCTGA